One stretch of Cheilinus undulatus linkage group 5, ASM1832078v1, whole genome shotgun sequence DNA includes these proteins:
- the star gene encoding steroidogenic acute regulatory protein, mitochondrial, which yields MLPATFKLCAGISYRHMRNMTGLRKNALVAIHHELNRLAGPGPSNWISQVRRRSSLLSSRIEEEQGYNEEEMSYVKQGENALQKAISILSNQDGWTIETVAANGDKVLSKTLPDIGKVFKLEVMLEQHPDNLYQELVGNMEQMGEWNPNVKQVKILQKIGTDTMVTHEVSAETPGNVVGPRDFVSVRCAKRRGSACFLAGMSTQHPKMPEQRGVVRAENGPTCIVMKPCADDPNKTKFTWLLNIDLKGWIPKTIINKVLSQTQVDFANHLRQRMANTVSMEMAHAC from the exons atgctgcctGCAACCTTCAAACTGTGCGCTGGCATCTCCTACCGGCACATGAGGAACATGACAG GTTTGAGAAAGAACGCCTTGGTGGCCATTCACCATGAGCTGAACAGACTGGCAGGTCCAGGCCCCAGTAACTGGATCAGCCAAGTCCGCAGACGAAGCTCCCTCCTCA GTTCTCGTATTGAAGAGGAGCAGGGGTACAACGAGGAAGAGATGTCTTATGTGAAGCAGGGTGAGAATGCTCTGCAGAAAGCCATCAGCATCCTCAGCAATCAGGATGGCTGGACCATCGAAACTGTGGCT GCAAATGGAGACAAAGTCCTGAGTAAGACGCTGCCTGACATCGGGAAGGTTTTCAAGCTGGAAGTGATGCTGGAGCAGCATCCTGACAACCTTTACCAAGAGCTGGTGGGAAATATGGAACAGATGGGCGAGTGGAACCCTAACGTCAAACAGGTTAAG ATCCTACAAAAGATCGGCACAGACACTATGGTTACCCATGAGGTGTCTGCAGAGACCCCTGGCAACGTGGTGGGACCGAGGGACTTCGTAAGCGTCCGCTGTGCCAAGCGACGAGGCTCTGCCTGCTTCCTGGCTGGGATGTCCACACAGCATCCAAAGATGCCCGAGCAGAGAGGGGTGGTCAG AGCGGAGAATGGGCCCACCTGTATAGTAATGAAACCCTGTGCCGATGATCCGAATAAGACCAAGTTCACCTGGTTGCTAAATATAGATCTAAAG GGCTGGATCCCAAAGACGATCATAAATAAAGTCCTCTCTCAGACGCAGGTAGACTTTGCCAACCACCTAAGGCAAAGGATGGCTAATACCGTTTCCATGGAGATGGCTCATGCCTGCTGA
- the elmod3 gene encoding ELMO domain-containing protein 3: protein MEEDIDVPAHTEGLNGLSHECKPLEEITNGHSNHKPLMNGLIPSHNVKDHTNGSAPLRSLPISALKQNGLLQTLAAGGDQPKPEEEDEDLEKARQEWEALENVQPALTEDSNPTQLISFNEALQYFQTTDLGDLLKNIQPTIRRTGLAAITHFLFGPPRLHRELLEERDLVFAIAQCHVDNSQSIHMRVLQTIYKRLIGSRLDCPRFGTHWENIGFQGTDPATDLRGTGFLGLMHTLYFVMDPETLPLARDIYKLSQHPTQNFPFSVMSINMTRIALQVLREEALSKECNRRQQVVGVLNEFYVATYLHLYQLWKTQQKTIVDSGFVLKEVELFAKKNPKQMLRRLEVFLKERRAGGIPRGTSPDPQAQQSSPSLGERGARAGTGSKGKEMHFTGVCDLPPDMEGEARLI from the exons ATGGAGGAAGACATTGATGTCCCAGCTCACACTGAG GGCCTGAACGGTTTGTCTCATGAATGTAAACCATTAGAGGAAATCACCAATGGACACTCCAACCATAAGCCT CTCATGAACGGACTGATACCCAGTCATAATGTCAAGGATCACACCAACGGCAGCGCACCACTCAGATCCCTGCcg ATTTCAGCACTGAAGCAGAACGGTCTCCTGCAGACCCTGGCAGCTGGAGGTGACCAGCCTAAGCCTGAAG AGGAAGACGAGGATTTGGAAAAGGCCAGACAGGAGTGGGAGGCTCTGGAGAATGTTCAACCAG CTCTCACTGAGGATTCAAACCCAACACAGCTCATCTCCTTCAATGAAGCCCTGCAGTACTTTCAGACCACAGACCTCGGGGACTTGCTG AAGAACATCCAGCCAACCATACGCAGGACAGGTCTCGCTGCCATcacacacttcctgtttggacctCCACGACTGCACAGGGAGCTCCTGGAGGAGAGGGATCTGGTCTTTGCTATCGCACAGT GCCATGTGGACAACAGTCAGTCAATCCACATGCGTGTCCTCCAGACCATTTACAAGAGGCTGATTGGCAGCAGGCTGGATTGTCCTCGCTTCGGGACACACTGGGAAAACATCGGCTTTCAGG GTACAGATCCAGCCACTGACCTACGTGGCACTGGTTTCCTGGGACTGATGCACACTCTTTACTTTGTCATGGACCCAGAGACTTTGCCGCTGGCCAGAGACATCTACAAGTTATCACAACACCCAACGCAG aaCTTTCCTTTCAGTGTGATGTCAATCAACATGACCCGCATCGCTCTGCAAGTACTCAGAGAGGAAGCCTTGTCCAA GGAGTGCAATCGTCGTCAGCAAGTGGTTGGTGTGCTGAATGAGTTCTATGTTGCCACGTATCTGCACCTGTACCAACTGTGGAAGACCCAACAGAAGACCATTGTTGACTCTGGCTTTGTactaaaag AGGTGGAGCTGTTTGCCAAAAAGAACCCCAAACAGATGCTGCGCCGACTAGAGGTCTTCCTGAAAGAGAGGCGGGCAGGTGGAATCCCCCGTGGGACGTCTCCAGATCCTCAGGCCCAGCAGTCGTCTCCCAGCCTGGGGGAACGAGGGGCAAGAGCTGGGACGGGAAGCAAGGGGAAGGAGATGCACTTCACAGGAGTGTGTGATCTACCGCCAGACATGGAGGGAGAGGCCAGACTCATCTAA